The Planococcus donghaensis genome contains a region encoding:
- a CDS encoding LysM peptidoglycan-binding domain-containing protein — translation MKKIIFTLFAATALSMAIGTSNTEASTYTVKSGDTLWKIASSNNISVNQLLSWNNLSSNSIYPNQTIKVSAASTTVAAPAKPTVSSTPVSSANTYTVKSGDTLSRIARLHSTSVSSIQQLNKLSGSNIFPGQKLTVSGKVVVTTPTTTVKVPAAAPTVSSTSTYRVVSGDTLTNIAKRHNTSVSQLMSLNGLKSSSIRIGQVLKVDGKSASSSLVTVSNPLVTPPVNSGAISTLVTSASSFLGTPYKWGGSAPGGFDCSGYIYYVYNQAGFSVPRTNTTGFYALSSPVSSPEVGDLVFFKDTYRPGISHMGIFIGNNSFIHAGGDRVQITSLNDKYWGSKFDSYKRLNVMK, via the coding sequence ATGAAAAAGATTATTTTCACATTATTTGCAGCTACAGCATTGTCAATGGCTATCGGAACTTCAAACACAGAGGCAAGTACTTATACAGTTAAATCGGGAGATACGTTATGGAAGATCGCATCTAGCAATAACATTTCGGTTAATCAGCTTCTTTCGTGGAACAACTTATCATCAAATTCTATTTATCCAAACCAAACAATTAAAGTTTCAGCCGCTTCAACAACGGTTGCTGCTCCAGCAAAACCTACTGTTTCTAGCACACCGGTAAGTTCGGCAAATACATATACCGTCAAGTCAGGAGATACGTTGTCACGTATTGCTCGACTTCACAGCACGAGCGTTAGTTCAATTCAACAGTTGAATAAGCTTTCTGGAAGCAACATCTTCCCTGGTCAAAAGCTAACCGTTAGCGGAAAAGTAGTTGTTACTACCCCGACAACTACTGTTAAAGTTCCAGCAGCTGCACCTACTGTTTCGAGTACAAGTACGTATCGCGTAGTAAGCGGTGATACACTAACGAACATCGCTAAACGCCATAATACATCTGTTTCACAATTAATGAGCTTAAATGGTTTAAAATCTAGCTCAATTCGCATCGGACAAGTTTTAAAAGTTGATGGCAAGTCAGCCTCTAGTTCATTAGTAACTGTTTCAAATCCATTGGTCACTCCTCCTGTCAATTCTGGAGCGATTTCTACATTAGTAACATCCGCAAGTTCTTTTCTTGGGACACCGTACAAATGGGGCGGCTCTGCACCAGGTGGATTTGATTGCAGTGGTTATATTTACTATGTTTACAATCAAGCCGGCTTCAGCGTTCCAAGAACGAACACAACAGGCTTTTATGCACTATCTTCACCAGTTAGTTCTCCTGAAGTTGGTGACTTGGTATTCTTTAAAGATACGTACCGCCCAGGAATCTCACATATGGGAATTTTCATCGGGAACAATAGCTTTATCCATGCTGGTGGTGACCGCGTTCAAATTACAAGTTTGAATGATAAATATTGGGGTTCAAAATTCGATAGTTACAAACGTTTAAACGTCATGAAATAA
- a CDS encoding diguanylate cyclase translates to MHTHVNTFLSIDPGINKSILNSLRDPICLIDSTGTICFTNEEWHQFEVQNGESFSNYEIGTNYFQHFEKEPAVQQGVQAVLSGETDCFDFEYFCDSTSTSRWFLIQATPLQANASAIEGVVIRHVDITKQKLTELQLKEYAEKDSLTSLFNRRYFQEQLKKEVHYAIQKNVPISLLYIDTDNFKDINDTYGHPAGDQVLKELARQITETTRSSDTVARIGGDEFAVLFPNTSKVELECIANRLSQEIQQLKIQGQHSQIDVTVSIGGKSFTSDLSLNCMVEWVDDALYLAKDKGKNQVVIA, encoded by the coding sequence TTGCATACACATGTTAATACTTTTTTATCGATTGACCCAGGGATAAATAAATCGATATTAAATTCACTGAGAGATCCTATCTGCTTAATCGATTCTACTGGAACTATCTGTTTTACCAATGAAGAATGGCATCAGTTTGAGGTTCAAAATGGGGAGAGTTTTTCGAACTATGAGATCGGCACAAATTATTTTCAGCATTTTGAAAAAGAACCTGCTGTTCAACAAGGGGTACAAGCCGTCTTATCTGGGGAAACCGATTGCTTTGACTTCGAATACTTTTGTGATTCAACTTCCACCAGTAGGTGGTTTTTGATACAAGCAACTCCTCTTCAAGCAAATGCATCAGCTATTGAAGGTGTGGTCATTCGGCATGTAGATATCACAAAACAAAAGCTGACAGAACTACAACTAAAAGAATATGCCGAAAAAGATTCTTTAACTTCTCTTTTTAATAGACGCTATTTTCAGGAACAATTAAAAAAAGAAGTCCACTATGCCATTCAAAAGAACGTACCTATTTCATTGTTATACATTGATACCGACAATTTCAAAGACATCAATGATACTTATGGACATCCTGCTGGTGACCAAGTGTTAAAAGAGTTAGCTCGTCAAATTACGGAGACCACGAGATCTTCTGATACTGTAGCGCGTATTGGAGGAGACGAATTTGCTGTACTGTTCCCTAACACCAGTAAGGTAGAATTAGAATGTATAGCTAATAGGTTAAGTCAAGAAATCCAACAATTGAAAATCCAAGGACAACACAGTCAAATTGACGTTACTGTATCAATTGGGGGGAAAAGTTTTACAAGTGATTTGTCTCTTAATTGTATGGTTGAATGGGTAGATGATGCATTGTATTTAGCAAAAGATAAAGGCAAAAACCAAGTCGTTATCGCGTAA
- a CDS encoding DUF948 domain-containing protein has protein sequence MDSATWLYIALGIFLAGLIIAIIGVVLLIVGMKEPMKEIKGSANKLKERADKLQLEAANLSHHANELKEDIQMKTEKVTVLIDAAKGTMNSVIDLNASVRAITKNIASRVDHDRENIAQVNEWSNGAVKLLTLWENQRRTESNRPTYTSPSLRNEKQY, from the coding sequence ATGGACTCTGCAACATGGCTATACATAGCACTGGGCATCTTTTTAGCAGGGCTGATTATAGCAATCATTGGCGTTGTTCTACTAATAGTAGGGATGAAAGAACCAATGAAGGAAATAAAAGGTTCCGCAAACAAACTGAAAGAACGTGCAGATAAACTTCAATTAGAAGCAGCCAACTTGTCTCATCATGCTAATGAACTAAAAGAAGATATTCAAATGAAAACCGAAAAAGTTACTGTGCTAATTGATGCTGCAAAAGGGACAATGAATTCAGTCATTGACTTGAACGCTTCTGTTCGCGCCATCACAAAGAACATCGCTTCGAGAGTCGATCACGACCGAGAAAACATTGCACAAGTTAATGAATGGAGTAACGGTGCCGTTAAGCTACTCACACTATGGGAAAACCAAAGACGTACCGAGAGCAATCGTCCTACGTACACTTCACCATCTCTACGTAACGAAAAACAGTATTAG
- a CDS encoding copper amine oxidase translates to MKLNKVLLAVPLSLALLVPTAALADSHGGHSTASEASMEMATATPAGELRIALDTTLTEHAFLAIEAMRKGVDGAEDFDQAAGALLANADDLSAAVGSVYGDEGAAQFDEVWKSHIGYFVDYVTATAEDNQEGKDQALAELEKYKVEQSKFFDSATGGLLPAAAVQEGLDMHVDQLINAFDAYVAGDFETAYSLEREAIHHMSMFAESLSIAITTQFPDKFDNTSADTPAIDLRATLNQTFTEHAGLAVMAMQDGADGAESFDQAAGALLANADDLSAAVGSVYGEEAGAQFEETWKSHIGYFVDYVTATGEGNKEGQEQARAELDQYILDQAAFLDAATEGRVPADALEEGLTAHVGQLLGAFDSYVAGDFDAAYSSIREAYAHMQMPAAGLSAAIVDQFPDQFNATEMPSEMPKTGMGGMADQNSFPILWVLVGLMLATLTTVVAVRTRKQ, encoded by the coding sequence ATGAAATTAAACAAAGTACTTTTAGCCGTACCACTTAGTCTAGCATTATTGGTACCAACGGCGGCACTTGCCGACAGCCACGGAGGCCATTCTACAGCGAGTGAAGCATCTATGGAAATGGCGACCGCAACACCTGCAGGGGAATTGCGCATTGCACTGGATACAACTTTAACGGAGCATGCGTTCCTTGCAATCGAAGCAATGCGTAAAGGCGTCGACGGCGCAGAAGATTTTGACCAAGCAGCGGGCGCGTTACTTGCGAACGCCGATGACTTATCTGCCGCAGTTGGTTCGGTTTACGGCGACGAAGGCGCTGCGCAATTTGACGAAGTATGGAAGTCACACATTGGCTATTTCGTCGATTACGTAACAGCTACCGCTGAAGACAACCAAGAAGGCAAAGACCAAGCGTTAGCGGAACTGGAAAAATACAAAGTCGAACAATCGAAATTCTTTGACTCGGCAACAGGCGGCTTACTGCCAGCGGCAGCGGTTCAAGAAGGATTGGACATGCACGTTGATCAGTTGATCAACGCGTTTGACGCATACGTAGCCGGCGATTTTGAAACAGCATACTCACTTGAGCGTGAAGCAATTCACCACATGAGCATGTTCGCAGAAAGCTTGTCCATTGCGATCACAACACAGTTCCCAGACAAATTTGACAACACAAGTGCCGATACACCAGCGATTGATTTGCGTGCCACGTTAAACCAAACGTTCACTGAACACGCTGGACTTGCCGTGATGGCCATGCAAGACGGTGCCGATGGCGCGGAAAGCTTTGACCAAGCAGCGGGCGCGTTACTCGCGAACGCCGATGACTTGTCAGCGGCAGTTGGATCCGTTTACGGCGAAGAAGCCGGTGCACAATTTGAAGAAACATGGAAGTCACACATTGGCTACTTTGTGGATTACGTAACAGCAACCGGTGAAGGCAACAAAGAAGGACAAGAACAAGCCCGTGCGGAGCTGGATCAGTATATCCTAGACCAAGCGGCATTCTTAGACGCAGCAACTGAAGGACGCGTACCAGCGGATGCACTTGAAGAAGGCTTAACTGCCCATGTTGGGCAACTACTAGGCGCATTTGATTCGTACGTAGCAGGCGACTTTGACGCAGCGTACAGCTCAATTCGCGAAGCGTATGCACATATGCAAATGCCAGCAGCCGGCTTGTCAGCGGCCATCGTCGATCAATTCCCAGATCAATTTAACGCAACGGAAATGCCATCTGAAATGCCAAAAACAGGCATGGGCGGCATGGCCGATCAAAACTCATTCCCAATCTTGTGGGTTCTTGTAGGCTTGATGTTAGCTACATTGACAACGGTAGTAGCAGTACGTACACGCAAACAGTAA
- the coaW gene encoding type II pantothenate kinase, whose amino-acid sequence MIVGIDAGGTLIKVAYTKKGEVHFEKYPIAEIEQVADWVNNLVDCKVCVTGGRSGVLVSLLDQPAQEMVEFEATHLGVQVLLEKAGTLEDAYLVTNVGTGTSIHCIQDNMQERLGGTGVGGGTLVGLSHLLTGVTRYDEIVELASRGSRDRLDLKVKDIYEDKEPPISGELTASNFGQNLFAISDGVTKEELLAAVIGLVGETVSTVSVQAARQCRSSTIVYIGSSFIDNPLLKEVVTSYTILRGSIPVFPDNGEFSGAMGAMTALTKKAV is encoded by the coding sequence ATGATTGTCGGAATAGATGCAGGCGGTACATTGATCAAAGTGGCTTATACCAAAAAAGGGGAGGTCCATTTTGAAAAGTATCCAATTGCTGAAATCGAGCAAGTTGCCGACTGGGTAAATAATCTAGTTGACTGCAAAGTTTGTGTAACAGGAGGAAGGTCGGGAGTTCTCGTTTCGTTACTCGATCAACCAGCACAAGAGATGGTAGAATTTGAAGCTACGCATCTTGGGGTCCAAGTTCTACTCGAGAAAGCTGGAACTTTAGAAGATGCGTATTTGGTGACAAACGTTGGAACTGGAACGTCCATTCATTGTATACAAGATAATATGCAAGAGCGATTAGGCGGTACGGGTGTTGGCGGCGGTACGTTAGTTGGGTTAAGTCACTTATTGACTGGAGTTACCCGGTATGACGAAATTGTAGAGTTGGCAAGCCGTGGATCGCGCGATCGCCTCGATTTGAAAGTGAAAGATATATACGAAGATAAAGAGCCACCTATTTCAGGAGAGTTAACAGCTAGTAATTTTGGTCAGAATTTGTTTGCGATTTCAGATGGTGTGACGAAAGAAGAGTTGTTAGCGGCAGTAATAGGGCTTGTAGGTGAAACGGTTAGCACAGTAAGTGTCCAAGCAGCTCGCCAATGCAGAAGTTCTACTATTGTTTATATTGGTTCTTCATTTATCGATAATCCGCTACTCAAAGAAGTTGTAACAAGTTACACCATTTTACGAGGTTCTATTCCGGTGTTTCCTGATAACGGAGAGTTTTCTGGAGCAATGGGCGCGATGACTGCGTTAACTAAAAAAGCAGTATAG
- a CDS encoding copper resistance CopC family protein — protein MKKIMILLILAIFALPVVGQAHTTLSSSTPAEGSVVTETLEEVVLTFGTVIEQGSTLTLESEGVTYDFEEITLSSEAMTGAIKEELPNGMYTIQWTIIGVDGHLIEGEIPFELAVEVVEEEPVEEESVVETVEEPVVEEATVTEEQTAQATETTEDEGGNLLVTILLILAVAVIGFFGFRLLKKK, from the coding sequence ATGAAAAAAATAATGATTTTATTGATCTTAGCTATTTTTGCATTGCCGGTAGTGGGACAAGCACATACGACATTGTCCTCATCGACACCTGCAGAAGGTTCTGTCGTCACGGAGACTTTAGAAGAAGTAGTCTTGACCTTTGGGACAGTTATTGAACAAGGAAGTACATTAACATTGGAAAGTGAAGGAGTGACTTATGATTTTGAAGAAATCACGCTTTCAAGTGAAGCCATGACGGGAGCTATAAAAGAAGAGTTACCGAATGGCATGTATACGATTCAATGGACAATCATCGGAGTAGATGGTCACCTGATTGAAGGAGAAATTCCTTTTGAGTTAGCGGTTGAAGTTGTTGAAGAGGAGCCAGTAGAAGAAGAGTCTGTAGTTGAAACTGTAGAAGAGCCCGTTGTTGAAGAAGCAACGGTTACAGAAGAACAGACTGCTCAAGCGACAGAAACCACTGAAGACGAAGGTGGCAATCTGCTCGTCACTATCCTACTTATTTTAGCAGTTGCGGTTATCGGATTTTTTGGATTCCGTCTATTGAAGAAGAAATAA
- a CDS encoding nitroreductase family protein: MNLIDQNIMERRSIKKFKVDAVSTEEIIELLNVAKWAPNHKVNEPWRFQLYTGAGKEKFVQAFLEAMKTADGETPAKALNKADYFRSIPLHLVVIMPEDPRQRRWDEDYGAISSMLQNFQLAAWERGIGMIWRSNDWIYNPVFREAIGVQPGEKIVATMMIGYPAHIPAKQERTDIREKLTIISE, translated from the coding sequence ATGAACCTTATTGACCAGAATATCATGGAAAGACGCTCAATTAAGAAGTTTAAAGTTGACGCCGTCAGTACCGAAGAAATTATTGAACTGTTAAATGTCGCCAAATGGGCACCTAACCATAAAGTGAACGAACCTTGGCGTTTCCAACTCTATACTGGTGCTGGCAAAGAAAAATTTGTTCAAGCTTTTCTTGAAGCTATGAAAACAGCTGATGGAGAAACGCCTGCAAAAGCATTGAACAAAGCGGATTATTTCCGCAGCATCCCGCTTCACTTAGTCGTAATCATGCCTGAAGATCCGAGACAAAGAAGATGGGATGAAGATTACGGCGCCATTTCTTCGATGCTTCAAAATTTCCAACTCGCTGCCTGGGAACGTGGCATTGGTATGATTTGGCGTTCTAACGACTGGATATATAACCCTGTGTTCCGCGAAGCTATCGGCGTCCAACCAGGAGAAAAAATTGTTGCGACGATGATGATTGGCTACCCTGCTCACATCCCAGCAAAACAAGAACGTACTGATATTCGTGAAAAGTTGACGATTATTAGTGAATAA
- a CDS encoding protoporphyrinogen oxidase, with protein sequence MKKIVVIGGGITGLSAMYYLQKLNIQENLGLELVLVERSHQLGGKIKTVKKEEFIMEVGADSIVARHASVMPLIEELGLKERMVYNGTGISYLYANNVLHAIPKDSVFGIPMSKEALFSSTLVSEEGKQAALKDFTSSNENYTRDSSIGEFLEAFLGKELVENQIAPVLSGVYSGNLYELTLSSTLPYLVDYKNKYGSIIKGFEANKEFFQGAANKKFISFDEGMEVLIDTLESKLAPARIIKGIGTTAIQKDKAGYLVELENGEALKADYVIMATPHQVAQTLLNLPELDAEFDQFLNSSLISVYLGYDIPDNRLPEDGTGFIVSQESDLHCNACTWTSRKWQHTSENQKLLVRLFYKSSHPSYGQLKDLSEEELVKVAMSDIQKSLGIEDMPLTAEVTGWKDLMPNYHMAHKNAINALELKMEAMVPRIKLAGSSYFGVGIGACIQNGADFAKIIVNNLAERDEK encoded by the coding sequence TTGAAGAAAATTGTAGTCATTGGGGGAGGCATTACGGGTCTTTCCGCCATGTATTATTTGCAAAAGTTAAACATACAGGAGAACCTTGGACTAGAGTTGGTTTTGGTGGAGCGTTCGCATCAGTTGGGAGGCAAAATTAAGACAGTAAAGAAAGAAGAGTTCATTATGGAAGTCGGGGCAGACTCCATTGTTGCACGTCATGCCAGTGTTATGCCGCTCATCGAAGAGTTGGGGTTAAAAGAGCGAATGGTTTATAACGGGACAGGAATTTCTTATTTGTATGCGAATAATGTACTGCATGCGATTCCAAAAGACAGTGTCTTTGGTATTCCAATGAGCAAAGAAGCATTATTTAGTTCAACGCTTGTTTCAGAAGAAGGAAAGCAGGCAGCGTTAAAAGATTTTACTAGCTCGAACGAAAACTATACACGGGATAGTTCAATTGGTGAATTTCTAGAAGCTTTTTTAGGCAAAGAGTTGGTTGAAAACCAAATTGCGCCAGTGCTATCTGGCGTCTATTCAGGGAATCTTTATGAGTTAACCTTATCATCGACCTTACCTTATTTAGTTGACTATAAAAACAAATACGGCAGTATTATCAAAGGTTTTGAAGCAAACAAAGAATTTTTCCAAGGAGCAGCAAATAAAAAGTTCATTTCTTTTGATGAAGGGATGGAAGTGCTGATTGATACGTTAGAAAGCAAACTAGCGCCAGCTCGAATCATCAAAGGGATCGGAACGACGGCTATCCAAAAAGACAAAGCCGGCTACCTTGTAGAGCTTGAAAATGGTGAAGCATTAAAAGCTGATTACGTAATTATGGCGACGCCTCATCAAGTGGCACAAACCTTACTCAACTTACCAGAATTAGACGCAGAATTTGATCAGTTCTTGAACTCTTCATTAATCAGTGTTTACCTTGGATATGATATTCCAGACAATCGTTTGCCAGAAGACGGTACAGGTTTTATCGTATCGCAAGAAAGCGATCTGCATTGTAATGCATGTACATGGACAAGTCGTAAATGGCAACATACATCTGAAAATCAAAAGTTATTGGTGCGGTTATTTTATAAAAGCTCACACCCATCATACGGTCAGTTGAAAGATTTATCTGAAGAAGAATTGGTGAAAGTGGCCATGAGTGATATCCAGAAGAGTTTGGGGATTGAAGACATGCCATTAACTGCAGAAGTGACAGGATGGAAAGATTTGATGCCCAATTATCATATGGCGCATAAAAATGCGATTAATGCATTGGAGTTGAAAATGGAAGCAATGGTTCCGCGTATTAAACTCGCAGGCTCTTCGTACTTTGGAGTGGGAATTGGCGCGTGCATTCAAAATGGTGCTGATTTTGCAAAGATTATTGTAAATAATTTAGCCGAAAGAGATGAAAAATAA
- a CDS encoding mechanosensitive ion channel family protein codes for MLDLGNFEWEVLLIGAGVIVAQIIGVLIAFLIVRAIGKKLINRFFERLLVKEDVTKGRALTLQSLSENIFSYILIFVLVTTVFNIFGLSVASLIAGAGIIGLAIGFGAQGLVSDVVTGFFLLLEKQLDVNDYVTVGSIDGIVEAVGLRTTKLRSFDGTLNYIPNRDILTVSNHSRGNMRALVDIGISYDENIDEAMAVIQEACTQMASKDIGIVDGPDVIGVQAFGASDVTLRVIARAENGEQWAVERQLRKAIKEALDANGIEIPFPHQVNIQK; via the coding sequence TTGTTAGACTTAGGAAATTTCGAATGGGAAGTGCTCCTGATTGGTGCAGGAGTGATAGTAGCGCAAATAATCGGCGTGTTAATTGCTTTTCTTATCGTAAGGGCAATTGGAAAAAAATTAATCAACCGATTTTTCGAGAGGTTATTGGTGAAAGAAGATGTTACGAAAGGTCGCGCCTTAACACTTCAAAGCTTGTCAGAAAATATTTTTTCTTATATTTTAATTTTTGTCCTAGTCACGACAGTTTTTAATATATTTGGGTTATCTGTAGCAAGTTTGATTGCGGGTGCTGGGATTATCGGATTGGCAATTGGCTTTGGGGCACAAGGATTAGTGAGTGACGTCGTTACAGGTTTCTTTTTACTACTAGAAAAACAGCTTGATGTGAACGATTATGTAACCGTAGGAAGCATTGATGGCATTGTTGAAGCTGTGGGTTTAAGAACAACGAAACTGCGGAGCTTTGACGGCACGTTAAATTATATTCCGAACCGAGACATCTTAACTGTCAGCAATCACTCGCGAGGCAATATGCGTGCGCTTGTGGATATTGGTATTTCTTATGATGAGAATATCGACGAAGCAATGGCGGTTATACAAGAAGCTTGTACGCAAATGGCATCAAAAGATATCGGAATTGTCGATGGACCTGATGTTATTGGTGTGCAAGCATTTGGTGCATCAGACGTTACATTGCGCGTCATCGCAAGAGCAGAAAATGGCGAGCAATGGGCGGTAGAACGGCAATTGCGCAAAGCCATTAAAGAAGCGCTTGATGCAAATGGAATTGAAATTCCATTCCCACATCAAGTAAACATTCAAAAATAA